From Triticum aestivum cultivar Chinese Spring chromosome 7B, IWGSC CS RefSeq v2.1, whole genome shotgun sequence:
TCATATACTTCTAGGAGGGTGAGTTATTAGCATGCGGCGATGAGGGTAACTGGGTACCGAGTGGCAAAGCTTTTTATCGGGAAATAGTTTGGTTGCCCCACACATAACTCCACGAGCAAATGCTAGATGGACTCTGTTCTGAAAGCTGACGAATTACAGATAACTTGACTACCATAGAACTGACTGGCAGGTTTACAGAAAAGTGATAAAAGGACAAAAGCAAGTATTTGGTAAATACATATCGCCATTTATTCAATACAATGCTATGCAAATTTCCACAAGGTACCAAATTAAGTAGATGAAGCTTAGCTAACCCGTGACTGTCAACATATATGTACCACCTTACTGTTTGCAGAACAGGAAATTCACCGTGGAATTGACAACTCAAGGTTAGAAGCTATTAGAGAACCGTACGTGAATAAAAGCAAGAGTGAAGAGATTATTACCTTCGCTTTGCCGCCATCCATGACAACTTTAAACGGGTGCCATTCTGGATTTCTAATCTCATCCTCCCACTTTGAACAAAGAATGGAAGCAGTAACTTCTGCATCTTCTTTTGCCATTTTACGTTTGCAGGCAATCGTGAATGATTTCAGATCAAGATCACCCATTCTTTTAATGCCTATATTTGCTCGGCCAGTTGTGATATCCAACAAGCCCTGCAGCATATGCGACAGATAGCTCGAAGATGTAAATTCAAACAAAATACTAGACAAGTGCAAGTGCACAATAAATGAGATAACTTACATCTATTAGCTTCATCCGAGCATCTTGCAACTCATCGTTGCTCATCCTTTCCTTCATAAGCAGAGCCCCGTGGAGTGATTCCATCTCATTTATTTCATCATACTTCTCCTGCAGCTCCTCGCTAAGTTGATCAATTTTCCTCTTTGATTCAAAGTCTTCCTCACCTGGCATATGCTTCATAACATTCAATTTTCCCTGCAGCTGTCTTATTTTTAACTCAAGCTTCTGTCTGGCATCCAGTTTCTGCTCTAACTTGATAATCTCATCTACAGCAGCTTCTTTCTCCCTCTACAGTTTGCCATTTCAAGCAAAGTAAGACAGTCATATGAATTAGCATGTAAAGAAGTCAAGTGACATAATATATCAAGCCGCAAACCTTGTGTTTCTCCACAAGCCTCAGGACATTTTCGTCGGCCTTCTGTTGCTCCAATGTTGCCATCTTGAGAAATTTTGCTTTGATCATGTTCTGTATTCACCACAACAGCCTGACATGAGTGTTATGCAGAAACACCGAGTGGAGGGCACCTAACAGCATCTACATGTTTAGTTGTTTACCTACCTACCACCATGCTGTCTCTAGAGATTAAAACAGAAGTTCCATGCATTTTGCTCAAATTGTCAAaatgttctactccctccgttccaaaatagatggcccaactttatactaaagttagtataaagttgggtcatctattttggaacggagggagtagatcgaaATGTCGAATGACAAAAAAAAAAGTAAACAGAAAGATGCATTTTTTCAATGGCATGTGTTTGTGTCAGATGGACATGGGATCTGATCACCTCATCATTTTCCGCCTCAGGTCTCTCTCTAGATTAATCCCATGTTAACGCAAGTGTTTGCAACAACATGTTCTAGGTTTCTCTAGCAGACACAGCACAAGAAGTAGTAACAGAAAGAACACTAGGGTAGTGTTTTTTTGTGTTTAGGCTTAGTGGAACTCTGTAATTATGAGAAAAGGGGGATTAATGATTAATAATCACTCTACAAGTGAAAGAAATATTTGCCTCTCGTTTGTGTGAATATGTGTTCCATCACTCAAGTAGCATCCTGAGCATTGTTCTGGTACAGTCTTTACAACTGTACCATGATTTTTTGGGTTCTGAACACAGGAAATATTTTTCTACAAAGCAATTTTGTGGTGATTTTTTCTTAGAAAGAAGCAGTCAAACAATGAACCATCATCCATAACAAACAAAAAGAGATGAACTAATTTCCATATATGATATTTTTATGGGAGACATCCGGCGCGtaccttttccttctccttctcaagATTCCTTATGTCAGATTCGCTACGCACAGCAAGCTCATCGACCTGCTTGGATTTGAATTCAAGAACCTGCATCTTGGAATCCAGCTCCGAACGGACCTTCTGATTCTCATCGATGATCCTCTGCGAGTGCCGACGAGCAAGTTGCTGCATCTTGTGGATTTCTGGTGACAATGCAAGTTCAGAAGGCCCCAATGCAAGTTCAGAAATGCATATAAACAGAGCACATATATGAACAGAAAGATTTTTGCAACAGACCATGGTTGTATCTCTGGAGAATGAGCTCCTTCACTTCCATCACGTTGTCCATTGATGTAGTCCTCTCACTGTACTTGGATTCGAGCTCTTGGGCATGCTTGGCCTTCACCTCAATCTGGCCGGCCAAATTGGCCACCAGCTTGTCAGTCTTGCGCGTCCCCTCGCTCTCAAGCTCTGCAACAGACTTCAGATCGCCGTTCCTCTGCAGGTACTCCCCGACGAGCCCCGGCGTTCGTCGATCGTCGGCCCTCGCAACCCACCCAAACATCTCCGGCGCACCTCGGTACCTGCTCGCCTCCCAGCCCCGTTTGCCGTGGCCCTGCGCCTCGAAGTGGTTCTCGAAGCTGAAGGCGTGGCCGAGAGAGGCGTAGTCCTTCCCGAACTCGACGATGGCGTTCCCGGTGTGGCCTCTGTGGCTCCACAAAGGCACGACCTTGTGCGGGCAGAAGGCGGCGAGCCGCTCCTTGAGCCGGTTCCCGCTCTCCCCGATCTGTCGTCCGCCTCTCCGCACGCCCATCCACGGCCACACGAACTGCTCCTCTCTGCTCTGGACAGGGCGAGGCGCCGCGGCCGGCGGCGGCTCCGAGGGGTCCGGCACTTCGTCCTTCACGCGCTTGGTGACTGCTCCAGCTGCGTGACGCCGACGCAGGGTATCGCTGCTGCTCCGGTCGCTCCTCCGGGAACCCCCTGCCTCGCGAATCCTACCGAAATCGGGAAAGCAAAGACGGTCAATTGGAGCTGCCTCACCGGCCGGATATGGAGCGAAATCTCGAGAGACGGAGAGAGGGGTTTGGCATCACGTACCGCCCATCAGGAGCCTCGCCGGAAGCCATGGGcagaccgccgccgcccccgccgccaacCAACCAACCAACCTGAGGTTTTACGTACGGCTCAGCGAGGATCAGTCAGTCCAATCACCAATGTCGCTCAGAGGAAGGGGGAAGCGAGCCAGTCCGGGGGGTTGGGTTGGGCTTACCTTGCGTCGGCGCCGGCGAGCTTCAGGGTGCTGTAGCCTGTAGGCTGTAGCTGGGCAGGCGAGCAAAGcgggggaggcggaggaggtgaATGATGATCACGTGATCTATCGAGCAGGTGAGAGGACGACGAGATGGCCAAACGGGGTAAGCGTCTGACCGCCATGCTCTGCAGCACTCATGAAGCCTCTGCTCCCGCCCACGTGTCGACATCTTAGAGCATCTCCCATAGATATTATGATGATGTAGACCTATAAAAAACCGATTTTTACAGCATCTATGTCAAAAGTGATGCTTTGTCCGACGTAGCTTTTAAAATCTGATAACGCCCGAAGGCCAGCTACGAGCAATGGCAAATGGAACGTTTCCGACGGCAAGTTTAGTAATGTAAGGACGGCAACTACGTGGCACTGTTCGTCGGCTTAGACACTCGGCGGGGAGGGGCGCTGGTCGCCGGGCGCACAAACGGACGCGGCTGGCGGCCGATTCGCGACCGAATCCATTGAACAGCGGCCGGAAttggtcgccggagtggcgagGATGGTTGATGGCCGAGGAGGCAGAGAAGGCATCGAAAAGAAAGTTGGTTTCGAGCAGCGTTGCTCGTTTAACAGCAGCCGCTGAAGTCAACTTTGCGAAAGGAATTGCGGTTAGGCAGTTATTAGAGGCCGTTTTTTACCTCCTCGTTCCAAAAAAAAGTAGTACAGTCATTGAAGATGCTCTGAAACTTGATGCCTAAAAAATTATAATGCATGAGAGAGAAGGTTTTTGGGCACCGTGGTTGTTGTTGCTGTTTCAGATAATGTGTAAAACTAATGCCCACAAAATTCAGCTTCTGTGCTCTCGCAGGATCCAATGGTTGGGAAACCCAAAGGAAGATTTGACGGCTGGTGTGGGCAATGAGCTCAATTCCGGCTATCGAGGCTGAGATAGATGTCGGGGCTGGCAGTGGGAGGGACAAGGGCCCGAAGGGGGCCATGCGTGCTGCTAACTCTGACAACGAGTACTCGTTGGTTAGTTGCTCGAATTTTGAGCCAACGATAAACGGGCTAGGGGCTGCATAGGGTGCCCTGTTCCGTTTCACGGACTGTAGGTCATCTAGGCTTGGAACCTGCGCATTACATGACATATATGTGTGCCATGCTTACTAGATGGATAAAAGATATAATAAGTTCATATATGAaattataaaataaaaataatttaatAGAAAATAATTAGGAGGATAAATAATCCAAGACAAGGAAATAAGATTGAAAGAAAGTGAAAAATTTATTTCTTAATATAGTGAAGTTTTTAAGAAAATAAGAATCAGCGGCATTGATATTACACTTTAAGAAGACAACAActaaaagaaaatcaaaataatgagGTTTTCTAAGAGAGAGAATGAATTGGTGGcactggtattaccctttaagaagaaataaaataaaataaatatctaAAACAAACAATGGCAAAATTTGCACACAATatacacaaatttttaaaaagaaaatgcaagaaTTGGAGTATAATAGAGGAATTTTCAAAAACAAATCCTAAAAAGGAATGAGTTAGTGGAAATGTACTACCCTTAGggaagaaataaaatgaaataatAACTAAATGAAAATCAAACTAAGGAAGTTTATAAGGAACAATGAATTAGTGCCATTGATATTAATCTTTAAGAATAAAAATAATGTAAGAATTGGTGTATAATAgaggaattttcaaaaaaaaatcctataaaagaATGAGTTAGTGGAAATGTAATAACCTTAGGcaagaaataaaatgaaataatAACTAAATGAAAATCAAAATAAGGAAGTTTTATAAGGactaatgaattagtggcattgatattacactttaggaagaaagaaaataaaaccaaaactAAAACTAAAAGTAAATCAAAATAATGAGGTTTCCTAAGAGAGAATGAATTGGTGGCatcggtattaccctttaagaagaaataaaataaaataaatatctaAAACAGACAATGACAAAATTTTCACACAATatacacaattttttttaaaaaatgcaaGAATTGGCGTATAATAGAggaatttttcaaaaaaataatcctATTAAGGAATGAGTTAGTGGAGATGTACTACCCCTAGGGAAGAAATAAAATGAAAATCAAAATAAGGAAGTTTTATAAGGAACAATGAATTAGTGCCATTGATATTAATCTTTAAGAATAAAAATAATGTAAGAATTGGTGTATAATAgaggaattttcaaaaaaaaatcctataaaagaATGAGTTAGTGGAAATGTAATAACCTTAGGcaagaaataaaatgaaataatAACTAAATGAAAATCAAAATAAGGAAGTTTTATAAGGactaatgaattagtggcattgatattacactttaggaagaaagaaaataaaaccaaaactAAAACTAAAAGTAAATCAAAATAATGAGGTTTCCTAAGAGAGAATGAATTGGTGGCatcggtattaccctttaagaagaaataaaataaaataaatatctaAAACAGACAATGACAAAATTTTCACACAATatacacaattttttttaaaaaaatgcaaGAATTGGCGTATAATAGAggaatttttcaaaaaaataatcctATTAAGGAATGAGTTAGTGGAGATGTACTACCCCTAGGGAAG
This genomic window contains:
- the LOC123159312 gene encoding protein INVOLVED IN DE NOVO 2 is translated as MASGEAPDGRIREAGGSRRSDRSSSDTLRRRHAAGAVTKRVKDEVPDPSEPPPAAAPRPVQSREEQFVWPWMGVRRGGRQIGESGNRLKERLAAFCPHKVVPLWSHRGHTGNAIVEFGKDYASLGHAFSFENHFEAQGHGKRGWEASRYRGAPEMFGWVARADDRRTPGLVGEYLQRNGDLKSVAELESEGTRKTDKLVANLAGQIEVKAKHAQELESKYSERTTSMDNVMEVKELILQRYNHEIHKMQQLARRHSQRIIDENQKVRSELDSKMQVLEFKSKQVDELAVRSESDIRNLEKEKEKNMIKAKFLKMATLEQQKADENVLRLVEKHKREKEAAVDEIIKLEQKLDARQKLELKIRQLQGKLNVMKHMPGEEDFESKRKIDQLSEELQEKYDEINEMESLHGALLMKERMSNDELQDARMKLIDGLLDITTGRANIGIKRMGDLDLKSFTIACKRKMAKEDAEVTASILCSKWEDEIRNPEWHPFKVVMDGGKAKGGMPNNGYAPFWIGAVRRKSQKMGKSAAGVNHGIFP